A genomic region of Cannabis sativa cultivar Pink pepper isolate KNU-18-1 chromosome 1, ASM2916894v1, whole genome shotgun sequence contains the following coding sequences:
- the LOC115708223 gene encoding uncharacterized protein LOC115708223, with translation MSILWEKSETWRWMVRKSRDSKPFFLAFATVCGVIPGIIGYAVMQATNSRNEQLEAQLRRKARPDTLMMGQTNRERLAEFLGELERKEDTNDRYVAALRGETLTRKPYVRIQPIPKDIDNNTNTNTQTNKVETKQLPKK, from the exons atgtcGATACTGTGGGAGAAGAGCGAGACATGGAGATGGATGGTGAGGAAGAGCAGGGACTCAAAGCCATTCTTCTTGGCTTTTGCCACCGTATGCGGTGTTATTCCGGGTATCATAGGCTACGCCGTCATGCAGGCCACCAACTCTCGCAATGAGCAGCTCGAGGCCCAACTCCGTCGCAAAGCTCGTCCCGATACCCTC ATGATGGGACAGACGAATCGTGAAAGGCTTGCGGAGTTTCTTGGGGAGTTAGAAAGGAAAGAGGATACAAATGATCGTTATGTTGCTGCTCTGAGAGGAGAGACACTCACTAGAAAACCATATGTGAGAATCCAGCCAATTCCCAAAGATATTGACAACAACACCAACACCAACACCCAAACCAACAAGGTGGAAACTAAGCAACTGCCTAAGAAGTAA
- the LOC133033587 gene encoding uncharacterized protein LOC133033587 has translation MEQLRHILAMLNRPPTTASAPEAPADPSTPPPAASPPVEEDEVFPDDYDPYEGAPATLIEAQPLIHVHDTESQGEILSIEAQPAVVKSRKRKRKPPVWFGDYTEMKRRHRPSLTFDPLEPPDEKLLTTFRKWCVGLIPNHRLWDLRSGDYGPGFQWIMLTPKEWLTDDVSKVFYNITSLYNFMCN, from the coding sequence ATGGAGCAGCTCAGACAcatattggccatgttgaatcgtccgccaacgacagcttcagcaccggaggccccagcagatccatctaccccaccaccagctgcttcacccccagtagaagaggatgaggtcttccccgacgattacgatccttatgagggagctccagcgactctgatcgaggcacaacctcttatccatgtacatgacaccgagtcccagggtgagattctgtcgatagaggcacaacctgcagtggttaagagtcggaagaggaagagaaagcctcCTGTATGGTTCGGTGACTATACGGAGATGAAGAGGAGACATAGGCCATCTTTGACTTTTGATCCCCTAGAGCCACCGGATGAGAAATTGTTAACCACTTTCCGAAAGTGGTGTGTTGGACTCATTCCGAACCACCGACTTTgggatttgagaagtggtgattacggtccaGGATTCCAATGGATAATGCTCACACCAAAGGAATGGCTTAcagatgacgtaagtaaagtattttataatattacttcactttacaactttatgtgcaattaa